Proteins encoded by one window of Shewanella avicenniae:
- the lysA gene encoding diaminopimelate decarboxylase, whose product MDHFQYQNKHLFAEECDVAELAAQYGTPLYIYSRATLERHWHAFDSAVAEHPHMICYAVKANSNLAVLNLLARMGSGFDIVSGGELARVIAAGGDPAKVVFSGVGKTPTEMKMALELGIYCFNVESLAELEILNDVAAGLGTIAPVSLRINPDVDAGTHPYISTGLKENKFGIAMDDAEEAYVRAMELPYLEVKGADCHIGSQLTEIQPFLDAMDRMLALIDRLAERGIKISHLDVGGGLGVPYDKETPPQPYEYAAALLARIGERDLKLIFEPGRAIAANAGIFVTEVLFLKENAGKNFAIVDGAMNDLIRPSLYSAWQQIIPVRKHSRAPQLYDIVGPVCETGDFLGKSRELTIRPGDLLAVRSSGAYGFAMSSNYNTRPRAAEIMVDGTQHYVVREREKLQQLWQGESLLP is encoded by the coding sequence GTGGATCATTTCCAATATCAAAATAAGCACCTTTTTGCCGAAGAATGTGATGTTGCTGAATTAGCAGCTCAGTACGGCACTCCACTTTATATTTACTCGCGCGCCACACTTGAACGTCACTGGCATGCGTTTGACTCAGCGGTTGCTGAGCATCCGCATATGATCTGTTATGCAGTCAAAGCCAACTCCAATTTGGCGGTACTCAATCTGCTGGCCAGAATGGGCAGCGGTTTTGATATTGTGTCTGGTGGTGAATTGGCGCGGGTAATTGCCGCCGGTGGCGATCCAGCCAAAGTGGTGTTTTCTGGCGTCGGTAAAACGCCCACAGAGATGAAAATGGCGCTGGAGTTGGGCATCTATTGCTTCAACGTTGAGTCGCTGGCAGAGCTTGAAATCCTCAATGATGTCGCCGCAGGTTTAGGCACCATCGCGCCAGTATCATTGCGAATCAACCCTGACGTGGATGCGGGCACTCACCCATATATTTCTACTGGCTTGAAAGAGAACAAGTTTGGTATCGCCATGGATGATGCAGAAGAAGCATACGTCCGTGCGATGGAATTGCCCTACCTAGAAGTGAAAGGTGCTGATTGCCATATTGGCTCACAACTGACTGAAATTCAGCCATTTTTAGATGCGATGGATCGTATGTTGGCGCTGATCGATCGCTTAGCCGAACGTGGCATTAAGATTTCCCATCTGGATGTGGGTGGTGGATTAGGCGTGCCCTACGACAAAGAAACACCACCACAACCTTACGAATATGCTGCAGCCTTGTTAGCGCGCATCGGCGAACGTGATCTGAAGTTGATTTTTGAACCGGGTCGCGCTATTGCGGCGAATGCGGGCATTTTCGTTACTGAAGTGCTATTCCTCAAAGAAAATGCCGGTAAGAACTTTGCCATTGTTGATGGCGCAATGAACGATTTGATCCGTCCATCGCTGTACAGTGCTTGGCAGCAGATTATTCCGGTACGCAAACACAGCCGAGCGCCACAGCTGTACGATATTGTCGGCCCAGTCTGCGAAACGGGAGACTTTTTGGGTAAATCTCGTGAGCTGACCATTCGTCCAGGGGATTTACTGGCTGTTCGTTCCAGCGGTGCATATGGCTTTGCGATGTCATCAAACTACAATACGCGTCCTCGTGCGGCAGAGATTATGGTCGATGGCACTCAACACTATGTGGTGCGTGAACGTGAAAAGTTACAACAGTTGTGGCAAGGCGAGTCCTTATTACCATAA
- a CDS encoding heme biosynthesis HemY N-terminal domain-containing protein translates to MIRVLFYLLVILAGALLSPLIVGNKGYVYISFLGWQLETSVIFAVIAMVVFYGALQLVEWLIVALLRLVLNSRYLPQRWRRKAARKHTLVGALAMAEENWSAAERAMRKGAEQGEIPVLNYLAAARAAQHQLKTEERDEYLDKAAEVPVAFEAVTAARTRYLLRSGDVEAARAELNKLKPTSKSKAPLLKLAKDVYLAQPDWTSLRTLLPALLKRQIIDEKQQLQLTITCCTNQLKTTKTVEELNNCWGWLSRQEKALDDVIACYALMLNTLEQHAEAIKVLAKQLKHDTSDSVYHAIAKIITTDDDSLLKQLQSQQLKCDNRIAYQRCISAAYAQKRDFTAQLAAVKKLTELDPTHAHFLALAKIHEQLANHQAAADAYRAAATTI, encoded by the coding sequence ATGATACGGGTACTTTTTTATCTGCTCGTTATCTTAGCGGGCGCGCTGCTGAGTCCACTCATTGTCGGCAACAAGGGGTATGTTTACATCTCCTTTCTAGGCTGGCAGCTGGAAACCAGTGTTATCTTCGCCGTCATCGCGATGGTGGTCTTTTACGGTGCGTTGCAGCTCGTTGAGTGGCTAATTGTGGCGCTATTAAGATTGGTTTTGAATAGCCGCTATCTTCCGCAACGATGGCGCCGTAAAGCTGCGCGCAAACATACACTCGTTGGCGCGTTAGCAATGGCTGAAGAAAACTGGAGTGCCGCCGAACGGGCCATGCGCAAAGGGGCCGAGCAAGGCGAAATTCCGGTGCTCAACTATCTCGCAGCTGCACGTGCGGCACAGCATCAGTTGAAAACCGAAGAACGCGATGAATATCTCGATAAAGCAGCAGAGGTACCAGTTGCTTTTGAAGCGGTCACAGCAGCACGCACTCGCTATTTGTTACGCAGTGGTGACGTTGAAGCCGCTCGCGCTGAGTTGAATAAGCTGAAGCCGACCAGTAAAAGCAAGGCTCCACTGCTCAAGCTCGCTAAAGATGTTTATTTAGCACAACCGGACTGGACATCACTTAGAACCTTGTTGCCAGCGTTATTAAAGCGTCAAATCATCGATGAAAAACAGCAGCTTCAACTGACAATTACCTGTTGTACCAACCAACTCAAAACAACCAAAACCGTTGAAGAGCTCAATAACTGCTGGGGTTGGTTAAGCCGCCAAGAAAAGGCGCTTGATGATGTCATCGCTTGTTATGCATTGATGCTAAATACGTTAGAACAACACGCCGAAGCAATAAAAGTGTTAGCTAAACAATTAAAGCATGACACCAGTGATAGCGTTTACCATGCAATTGCCAAAATCATTACCACAGATGATGACAGCCTATTAAAGCAACTTCAGTCTCAACAGTTAAAATGTGACAATCGAATTGCTTATCAACGCTGCATTTCGGCGGCTTATGCGCAAAAACGAGATTTCACCGCACAACTTGCCGCTGTGAAAAAATTAACCGAGCTTGATCCTACCCACGCTCACTTTTTGGCATTGGCCAAAATTCATGAGCAACTCGCAAACCATCAAGCCGCTGCAGATGCATATAGAGCAGCAGCTACTACTATATAA
- a CDS encoding uroporphyrinogen-III synthase — protein MKILLTRPDGRNQSMAESLTEQGIPFLVTPLLAVSALPQPSTALLESADILIFISTNAVQYLTCSADVLSANCQVYAVGDATLHALQKRDIKAFGTPADNQQTEGLLTLAGLQPDAVTHKNIVIVRGVGGRETLAEQLSSFGAKVSYYEVYRRHCPEYDRLAIINEWQQFGIDTIMLTSGEALTNLISLTSEENFSWLQACHIIVPSIRVQQQAHEAGLSFVVNAGAANDAAMLKALSL, from the coding sequence ATGAAAATCTTGCTGACTCGGCCTGATGGCCGAAACCAGTCGATGGCGGAATCCCTGACAGAACAAGGGATTCCGTTTTTAGTCACGCCATTATTGGCCGTGTCCGCCCTGCCGCAACCATCAACTGCACTGCTTGAATCTGCCGACATTCTGATCTTTATCAGTACAAACGCAGTCCAATACCTTACATGTTCGGCTGATGTGTTATCTGCTAATTGCCAAGTGTATGCCGTGGGTGATGCAACCTTACACGCATTGCAAAAACGTGACATCAAAGCGTTTGGTACGCCCGCAGATAACCAACAAACAGAAGGCTTGCTCACGCTCGCTGGACTGCAACCTGATGCGGTAACACATAAAAACATCGTGATCGTTCGCGGGGTTGGTGGTCGAGAAACGCTTGCCGAACAGCTCAGTAGTTTTGGGGCAAAGGTCAGCTACTACGAAGTTTACCGTCGTCACTGCCCAGAATATGACCGCCTCGCCATTATCAATGAATGGCAACAGTTCGGTATTGATACCATAATGCTCACCAGCGGTGAGGCCCTAACTAATCTTATTTCACTGACCAGCGAAGAAAATTTTTCTTGGCTGCAAGCATGTCATATCATAGTGCCCAGTATTCGAGTACAACAGCAAGCTCACGAAGCAGGACTAAGCTTCGTCGTCAACGCTGGTGCAGCCAATGATGCCGCAATGTTAAAGGCACTATCGCTGTAA
- a CDS encoding uroporphyrinogen-III C-methyltransferase has translation MDNEKSQLERSNTEEQLLEHAAEPTLTHDEPQANITETPLVKSESTTQSHSSWLLKFCLFLVALLAFTGLGVSYYLYQQITVQQQQNVQLAADINQAKLAPEAKFSALNNALHGAEQQLSQSRNELEKISESQAQLNSKVATLAQRHPDHWMAAEAEYLVRIAGRKLWLEKDPQTATSLLQAADERIAAMQEPSLVPLRKAIAADINAVSEIKNADIAGTVFTLDGIISKLEKMPLNKLQQADEPAADDQRVSNSFSDWRTNLAKTWEALKEDFFTIRKVSTDVTPLLSAKQEWYLEENIRNKLLQAQLALYQYNELNYRQSITMARKWIQQYYDLDNDNTQEVLKSLEALASLKLDAISVQQFQCSKLLKQLVTYGNLMPNGEVTE, from the coding sequence ATGGACAACGAGAAATCTCAGCTGGAACGTTCCAACACTGAAGAGCAACTGCTCGAACATGCTGCCGAGCCAACGCTCACCCATGATGAGCCACAAGCAAATATCACTGAAACCCCTTTGGTTAAATCTGAGTCCACAACGCAATCTCACAGCTCATGGCTTCTCAAATTCTGCCTGTTTCTGGTTGCATTACTCGCATTCACTGGGCTCGGTGTTAGCTATTATCTGTACCAACAAATCACCGTGCAACAGCAGCAAAATGTGCAGTTGGCTGCCGATATTAATCAAGCAAAGTTAGCGCCAGAAGCTAAATTTTCCGCGTTAAATAACGCCTTACATGGTGCCGAGCAACAGCTGAGTCAATCCCGAAATGAGTTGGAAAAAATCAGTGAATCACAAGCACAACTGAACAGTAAAGTTGCCACGTTAGCACAACGTCACCCGGATCATTGGATGGCAGCCGAAGCTGAATACTTGGTGCGCATCGCAGGGCGTAAATTGTGGCTAGAAAAAGATCCGCAAACAGCAACCAGTTTACTGCAAGCCGCTGATGAACGTATCGCAGCGATGCAAGAACCGTCATTAGTGCCATTGCGTAAAGCGATTGCCGCCGATATTAATGCGGTCAGTGAAATTAAAAATGCGGATATTGCTGGCACCGTATTTACCCTCGATGGGATCATTAGCAAACTGGAAAAAATGCCGCTTAATAAACTTCAGCAAGCCGATGAACCCGCAGCTGATGATCAACGAGTGTCTAATTCGTTCAGTGATTGGCGTACTAACCTCGCCAAAACCTGGGAGGCATTAAAAGAGGATTTCTTTACCATCCGTAAAGTGAGTACCGATGTCACGCCATTGCTGTCGGCTAAACAAGAGTGGTACCTCGAAGAAAATATCCGCAATAAATTACTGCAAGCACAGCTCGCCCTCTATCAATACAATGAGTTGAACTACCGTCAATCAATCACCATGGCGCGCAAGTGGATCCAGCAATATTACGACTTAGATAATGACAATACTCAAGAGGTGTTGAAGAGTCTCGAAGCGCTGGCAAGCCTCAAACTTGATGCCATAAGCGTGCAACAATTTCAGTGCAGTAAATTGCTCAAACAGTTAGTCACCTACGGCAACCTCATGCCAAATGGGGAGGTAACTGAATGA
- a CDS encoding class I adenylate cyclase — protein MKRQLQFFDTAERLNRVRLARAQAILSPQQQQLFSLLPVLIHCHDVNLPGYNHPSTPSGIADFSLQPKHTKALARFKLAYIEPTSDLVLIEGVYVMGSTASFGQNPKSDVDVWLVHKADLSADQVQLLRQKAQQLTRWFAGFDFEVNFYLLEPEHFKLQQQQRTCTEWEVLGHENSGSAQHWLLLDEFYRSHIRLAGKPVVWWPEGVADPERLLYLGDMRELPASEYFGASLWQLYKGIEKPHKALLKVLLLEAYASDYPDTRLVSEEIWHLTEQENFSTENDPYLQLYLAIERYLLRLGDLRRLEIARRCFYLKCGIRLSDAHTHQDWRFHYLRKLVRDWEWPYSLVVTLDNCNHWHSGELQWFNEQINQLMLASYQTLLRFASNQRLSESFKVEDLGLLTRKLHTYFSEDKQQILRLNSLWSRSIAEPNLTIVHSKTQGCYYLYRLAPEPKNFWGEVAIYQAESIAAILAWTSLNGIANEKTQWYLFGNSRRRSRRLTRAAHRLLPSLSSCDWRVSKLELCQPWHYRKIILLLNLEDDPSQLWLGQDIMVDLLGINPLSVGMRRISLMGSLQLLTQNSWGEWHSYNFSRELGLLEAIQHIAAGVKRTNDVIDIEVFSASAKARPQLESNLRQLLIQVVTLIRRADNERTLVQPLQLRHKRYGVFFDNKGVSYRDLSDVRSLYQQVMRGSLNDADTRDTPLPRLDALPQSIRDVAVKGVVQYFLKPDDTQVDVYVLDELNQLQHYVQNSQDINELVNQVSQHYAFADVHSIRGRFNFPQFFLLQGTRQNLKVVPFGMTSTTAQSDF, from the coding sequence ATCAAGCGCCAACTGCAGTTTTTTGATACTGCGGAGCGACTCAACAGAGTGCGCTTGGCGCGCGCGCAGGCAATTTTATCGCCGCAGCAACAACAGCTGTTCAGCCTGCTGCCTGTGCTTATCCATTGCCACGATGTTAATTTACCGGGTTATAACCATCCGTCCACTCCATCTGGCATCGCCGACTTTTCGCTTCAACCCAAACACACCAAAGCGTTAGCACGATTTAAGTTGGCCTATATTGAGCCGACATCAGACCTGGTGCTAATTGAAGGTGTGTACGTCATGGGCAGTACCGCCAGCTTTGGTCAAAATCCAAAAAGCGATGTGGATGTGTGGTTGGTGCACAAGGCTGATTTGAGCGCTGACCAAGTGCAGTTATTACGGCAAAAAGCTCAACAGTTAACCCGCTGGTTTGCTGGTTTTGATTTTGAAGTGAATTTCTATCTGCTGGAACCTGAGCATTTCAAATTGCAGCAACAGCAGCGAACCTGCACTGAGTGGGAAGTGCTGGGCCATGAAAACAGTGGCAGCGCCCAGCATTGGTTATTGTTGGATGAATTTTATCGCAGCCATATTCGCTTGGCGGGTAAACCCGTAGTGTGGTGGCCAGAAGGTGTGGCGGATCCAGAACGCTTACTTTATTTAGGTGATATGCGAGAGCTGCCTGCCAGTGAGTACTTTGGGGCATCGTTGTGGCAGTTGTACAAAGGGATTGAAAAACCACACAAGGCATTGTTGAAAGTACTGCTGTTGGAAGCCTACGCCAGTGATTATCCCGACACTCGTTTAGTCTCTGAGGAAATTTGGCATCTGACTGAGCAGGAAAATTTTTCTACCGAGAATGATCCCTACCTGCAGCTTTATCTCGCGATTGAACGCTACCTACTCAGGCTAGGTGATTTACGGCGATTGGAGATCGCTCGTCGCTGTTTTTATCTCAAGTGTGGCATTCGCTTAAGTGATGCGCACACCCACCAAGATTGGCGCTTTCACTATTTGCGCAAGTTAGTGCGGGATTGGGAATGGCCTTATAGTCTAGTGGTGACCTTGGATAACTGTAACCATTGGCATAGCGGTGAGTTGCAATGGTTTAACGAACAGATCAACCAACTGATGCTCGCCAGTTATCAAACCTTATTGAGATTCGCATCTAATCAACGTTTGAGTGAGTCGTTTAAAGTTGAAGACTTGGGGTTGTTAACTCGCAAACTGCACACCTATTTCAGTGAAGATAAACAGCAGATTTTAAGACTCAATTCGTTATGGAGCCGCTCTATTGCCGAGCCGAATTTAACGATTGTGCACAGTAAAACCCAAGGCTGTTACTACTTGTATCGATTAGCACCAGAGCCAAAAAATTTTTGGGGTGAAGTAGCGATCTATCAAGCCGAAAGTATTGCCGCCATTCTGGCTTGGACCAGTCTTAACGGTATCGCCAATGAAAAAACCCAGTGGTATTTGTTTGGCAATAGCCGTCGACGGAGTCGGCGTCTAACCCGAGCTGCACATCGATTACTGCCGAGTTTATCCAGTTGTGATTGGCGCGTATCGAAACTCGAACTGTGTCAGCCGTGGCATTATCGTAAGATTATCCTATTGCTCAATCTGGAAGATGACCCGTCACAGCTGTGGCTGGGGCAGGACATCATGGTGGATCTGCTAGGCATTAATCCTTTGTCAGTGGGGATGCGGCGTATTTCTCTTATGGGCAGCTTGCAACTTCTGACTCAGAATTCCTGGGGCGAATGGCATAGCTATAACTTTAGCCGTGAGCTGGGGTTGCTTGAGGCGATCCAGCATATTGCTGCCGGTGTAAAACGAACTAATGACGTAATTGACATCGAAGTATTCAGCGCGTCCGCCAAAGCACGGCCACAGCTAGAATCCAATTTACGGCAATTACTCATTCAAGTCGTTACTTTGATTCGCCGCGCAGATAATGAGCGTACTTTAGTGCAGCCGTTGCAACTGCGGCACAAACGGTATGGGGTATTTTTCGATAATAAAGGCGTTAGCTATCGCGATTTAAGCGATGTCCGCTCGCTCTATCAGCAGGTAATGCGTGGGTCCTTAAATGATGCTGACACTAGAGATACGCCGTTACCTCGGCTGGATGCTTTACCACAATCTATTCGAGATGTGGCTGTGAAGGGCGTGGTGCAATATTTTTTGAAACCAGACGACACGCAAGTTGATGTGTATGTGTTGGATGAGCTAAACCAACTTCAGCATTATGTACAAAACTCTCAAGATATTAATGAGTTAGTTAATCAGGTGTCGCAGCATTATGCGTTTGCTGATGTACATAGCATTCGCGGCCGTTTTAACTTTCCCCAGTTTTTCTTGTTGCAAGGTACAAGGCAAAACCTAAAGGTTGTGCCTTTTGGGATGACATCAACTACGGCGCAATCCGATTTTTAA
- the lptM gene encoding LPS translocon maturation chaperone LptM has protein sequence MKLLLSLSLACILVAGCGQKGPLYKTPANAANQAQQPVNNAPKPSL, from the coding sequence ATGAAATTACTTTTATCTTTAAGTTTGGCCTGCATACTAGTTGCTGGCTGCGGTCAAAAAGGGCCGCTCTATAAGACGCCGGCAAACGCAGCAAATCAGGCGCAACAACCTGTAAACAATGCCCCAAAACCTTCATTGTGA
- the hemC gene encoding hydroxymethylbilane synthase yields MSDNLIRIATRKSPLAMWQAEFVKAELERIHPGLQVELLPMSTKGDIILDTPLAKVGGKGLFVKELEVAMLEGQADIAVHSMKDVPVEFPEGLGLQVICKREDPRDAFVSNTYKSLAELPQGAVVGTSSLRRQCQLRESRPDLVIKDLRGNVGTRLSKLDAGDYDAIILAAAGLIRLELKERITSYIETSESLPANGQGAVGIECRTDDERVKALLAPLEHKETRYRVLAERAMNTRLEGGCQVPIGAFAEITGDEMLLRGLVGNPDGSEVIRGEITGKTVDAEALGIALADELLGKGAKTILQAVYGN; encoded by the coding sequence ATGTCTGACAATCTTATTCGCATTGCAACTCGTAAAAGTCCGCTCGCCATGTGGCAGGCAGAATTTGTCAAAGCAGAATTGGAGCGCATCCATCCGGGCTTGCAGGTTGAGTTGTTACCAATGAGCACCAAAGGTGACATCATTCTTGATACTCCTTTGGCGAAAGTTGGCGGTAAGGGCTTATTCGTAAAAGAGCTGGAAGTGGCCATGCTCGAAGGCCAAGCGGATATCGCGGTACACTCAATGAAAGATGTACCTGTTGAGTTTCCAGAAGGCTTAGGTTTACAAGTGATTTGCAAACGTGAAGATCCGCGTGATGCCTTTGTTTCAAACACTTACAAATCACTCGCCGAATTACCACAAGGCGCTGTTGTTGGTACGTCAAGTCTGCGTCGTCAATGCCAACTGCGTGAAAGCCGTCCTGACTTAGTGATCAAAGATCTGCGGGGGAACGTGGGCACCCGTTTGAGCAAACTGGATGCTGGTGATTACGATGCGATTATCCTCGCGGCAGCGGGTCTTATCCGTTTGGAGCTGAAAGAGCGCATCACCAGCTACATCGAGACCTCTGAATCTTTGCCAGCAAACGGCCAAGGCGCAGTAGGTATCGAATGCCGCACTGATGACGAACGAGTAAAAGCTTTGCTCGCACCACTTGAACATAAAGAAACGCGTTACCGTGTGCTGGCTGAGCGCGCAATGAACACCCGCCTGGAAGGTGGTTGCCAAGTGCCTATCGGAGCATTTGCCGAAATCACTGGCGATGAAATGCTGCTGCGCGGTTTAGTGGGCAACCCAGATGGTTCTGAAGTGATCCGTGGTGAAATCACAGGTAAAACAGTTGATGCAGAAGCGCTTGGTATCGCACTGGCAGATGAACTGTTAGGCAAAGGTGCCAAAACAATTCTGCAAGCCGTTTACGGTAACTAA
- the cyaY gene encoding iron donor protein CyaY, translating into MAMTDTQYHQLADDMFERIEQAIEHAIDEQGADVDIDASGNVLQLEFGDGSKIVINKQEPLQELWVASRFGGYHFAYVDGKWLDQRNGGEFMPFVRESIAKQSGIELAL; encoded by the coding sequence ATGGCTATGACAGATACACAATATCATCAACTCGCCGATGATATGTTTGAACGCATTGAGCAAGCCATCGAGCACGCCATTGATGAACAAGGCGCAGATGTAGACATTGATGCCTCAGGTAACGTGCTGCAATTAGAATTCGGTGACGGCTCTAAGATTGTGATTAATAAACAAGAACCACTGCAGGAGCTCTGGGTTGCGTCTCGCTTTGGCGGTTACCACTTTGCGTATGTGGACGGTAAATGGTTGGATCAACGTAATGGCGGTGAATTTATGCCATTTGTGCGTGAATCGATCGCCAAACAAAGCGGCATTGAACTCGCGCTTTGA